A genomic region of Eucalyptus grandis isolate ANBG69807.140 chromosome 5, ASM1654582v1, whole genome shotgun sequence contains the following coding sequences:
- the TUB4 gene encoding tubulin beta chain (The RefSeq protein has 1 substitution compared to this genomic sequence): protein MREILHIQGGQCGNQIGAKFWEVICDEHGIDATGKYNGDSELQLERINVYYNEASGGRYVPRAVLMDLEPGTMDSVRSGPFGQIFRPDNFVFGQSGAGNNWAKGHYTEGAELIDAVLDVVRKEAENCDCLQGFQVCHSLGGGTGSGMGTLLISKIREEYPDRMMLTFSVFPSPKVSDTVVEPYNATLSVHQLVENADECMVLDNEALYDICFRTLKLATPTFGDLNHLISATMSGVTCCLRFPGQLNSDLRKLAVNLIPFPRLHFFMVGFAPLTSRGSQQYRALTVPELTQQMWDAKNMMCAADPRHGRYLTASAMFRGKMSTKEVDEQMINVQNKNSSYFVEWIPNNVKSSVCDIPPKGLKMASTFIGNSTSIQEMFRRVSEQFTAMFRRKAFLHWYTGEGMDEMEFTEAESNMNDLVAEYQQYQDATADDEEEYEEDEEEDLVEVHA from the exons ATGAGGGAGATCCTGCACATCCAGGGCGGCCAGTGCGGCAACCAGATCGGGGCCAAGTTCTGGGAGGTGATCTGCGACGAGCACGGCATCGACCCCACCGGGAAGTACAACGGCGACTCCGAGCTCCAGCTCGAGCGCATCAATGTCTACTACAACGAGGCCAGCGGGGGGCGCTACGTCCCGCGCGCCGTCCTCATGGATCTCGAGCCCGGCACCATGGACTCCGTCAGATCCGGGCCCTTCGGCCAGATCTTCAGGCCCGACAACTTCGTCTTCGGCCAGTCCGGCGCCGGCAACAACTGGGCCAAGGGACACTATACCGAGGGCGCCGAGCTGATCGACGCCGTCCTCGACGTCGTGAGGAAGGAGGCCGAGAACTGCGATTGCCTGCAGG GATTTCAAGTTTGCCATTCTCTCGGTGGAGGAACTGGCTCTGGCATGGGAACACTCCTTATTTCCAAGATCAGGGAGGAGTATCCAGATCGAATGATGCTTACATTCTCAGTCTTTCCTTCTCCCAAGGTGTCCGATACGGTGGTTGAGCCTTACAATGCAACTCTTTCTGTGCATCAGCTTGTTGAGAATGCTGATGAATGTATGGTGCTCGACAATGAAGCTCTCTACGACATCTGCTTCCGTACTCTCAAGCTTGCCACCCCTACCT TTGGTGATCTCAATCATCTCATCTCTGCTACCATGAGTGGTGTGACATGTTGTCTTCGGTTCCCTGGTCAACTTAACTCTGACCTTCGGAAGCTTGCTGTCAACCTTATCCCTTTCCCACGGCTCCACTTTTTTATGGTTGGATTTGCACCACTCACATCCAGGGGATCTCAGCAATATCGTGCGTTGACCGTTCCGGAATTGACCCAACAGATGTGGGATGCCAAGAACATGATGTGCGCGGCTGACCCACGTCATGGCCGCTACTTGACTGCCTCTGCCATGTTCCGTGGAAAGATGAGCACCAAGGAAGTTGATGAGCAGATGATAAATGTTCAGAACAAGAACTCGTCATACTTTGTTGAGTGGATTCCTAACAATGTGAAGTCTAGTGTATGTGACATCCCGCCCAAGGGTTTGAAGATGGCATCGACCTTCATCGGCAATTCAACCTCAATCCAGGAGATGTTCAGGCGAGTGAGCGAGCAGTTTACTGCTATGTTTAGGCGCAAGGCTTTCTTGCACTGGTACACAGGTGAGGGAATGGATGAGATGGAATTCACCGAGGCTGAAAGCAACATGAACGATTTGGTGGCCGAGTACCAGCAATACCAGGATGCTACTGCTGATGATGAGGAGGAGTacgaggaggatgaggaggaggatttGGTGGAGGTTCATGCTTGA